In the genome of Pseudorasbora parva isolate DD20220531a chromosome 10, ASM2467924v1, whole genome shotgun sequence, one region contains:
- the ap5m1 gene encoding AP-5 complex subunit mu-1, translated as MSIRALWVVSHEKGDSAKVRFSRRFPTVEFRAKSLAGAQYVAVPEDRVVPQLLLTELGQVDAEKPYVDARDDCARQHRSPAVELHVDGSGGRTLWPVLIVTQGALILACLPLVEAPPEPRPPLPSLASVSQGLALLSGLQDFLCGPGGKPEPDVLASRLAALPSVLLQVCPLGRPLDTPPPAGSVPVAVAPSPGGAQKQPAWKAGVHRGRAVVSVALTEKVRSMQYGKSSRQDLWDVYGMVMCKCEVEGVLPNVTVTLTLPPNGSPLQDILVHPCVTSLDASILTACSVEENDSSAFSGPYKFPFSPPLELFRLCSYTSQVPVPPILGSYQLKAEENHLKVNVVLKLHESVKNSFEYCEAHLPFFNKNLMGSVEVKVSSGQLEVSKEKNLLVWVLGQKFPKSREATLEGTIHFSGTVAGPTDPLCTGLTTYIKLYFRVPDLTLSGCCVDQHSVQVYSSAKPRIVTTRELVSSEYYIWNSSGDAPVSSGLTVL; from the exons ATGAGTATACGAGCACTATGGGTTGTCTCACACGAGAAGGGTGACTCTGCAAAAGTTCGGTTTTCCAG aCGATTCCCAACAGTTGAGTTTCGTGCCAAATCCTTGGCTGGAGCTCAGTATGTGGCTGTTCCGGAGGACCGTGTTGTACCCCAGCTTCTGCTGACAGAGTTGGGCCAGGTGGATGCTGAAAAACCTTACGTAGATGCACGGGACGATTGTGCCCGTCAGCACCGTTCACCGGCTGTGGAACTCCATGTAGATGGCTCAGGTGGGAGAACCCTCTGGCCCGTTCTCATCGTCACTCAGGGAGCGTTAATCCTAGCCTGCCTTCCTCTAGTGGAAGCACCCCCTGAGCCTCGGCCTCCTCTCCCCAGCCTGGCCTCAGTCTCTCAAGGCTTAGCTCTTTTGTCAGGTCTGCAGGATTTCCTTTGTGGCCCTGGAGGTAAACCAGAGCCTGATGTGCTGGCCTCCCGTTTGGCTGCCCTTCCCTCTGTGCTTTTGCAGGTTTGCCCTTTGGGAAGGCCACTGGACACCCCTCCTCCAGCTGGATCGGTGCCTGTTGCTGTGGCACCAAGCCCGGGGGGGGCTCAGAAACAACCAGCCTGGAAGGCAGGGGTCCATCGAGGGAGGGCAGTAGTGAGTGTGGCCCTCACCGAGAAGGTGAGGTCCATGCAGTACGGCAAGAGTAGCCGACAGGATCTCTGGGATGTGTATGGCATGGTCATGTGCAAA TGTGAGGTTGAAGGGGTTCTGCCCAATGTGACCGTCACTCTCACGCTCCCACCCAATGGTTCACCCCTGCAGGACATTCTTGTCCATCCCTGCGTGACGTCTCTGGATGCGAGCATTCTCACTGCCTGCAGTGTGGAAGAGAATGACAGTTCCGCCTTTTCTGGGCCCTACAAATTCCCTTTCTCACCACCTCTGGAGCTTTTCAGACTGTGTAGTTACACCTCACAG GTACCCGTGCCACCAATTCTCGGCTCCTACCAGCTGAAGGCAGAGGAGAATCATCTGAAGGTTAATGTCGTCTTGAAGCTCCATGAAAGTGTCAAAAACAGCTTTGAGTACTGTGAGGCACACCTTCCATTTTTCAACAA GAATCTAATGGGAAGTGTGGAGGTCAAAGTGAGCTCAGGACAGCTTGAGGTGTCGAAAGAGAAGAACTTACTGGTTTGGGTCCTTG GTCAGAAGTTTCCGAAGTCTCGTGAAGCAACACTGGAGGGGACTATTCATTTTTCAGGGACTGTTGCTGGACCGACAGATCCTCTGTGCACAGGACTCACTACATATATAAAA CTTTATTTCCGTGTGCCAGATCTGACTTTGTCTGGTTGCTGTGTGGACCAACACTCAGTGCAGGTTTACTCATCTGCCAAACCGCGGATTGTCACAA CACGAGAGCTGGTCTCCTCAGAATACTACATTTGGAACTCATCAGGTGACGCCCCCGTCTCATCTGGACTCACGGTGCTCTGA